Below is a window of Ignavibacteriales bacterium DNA.
TTAAAAGTTTTTCTTCATAATCGCCAGCAAAAGTTCCTGAAAAAAATTTATCCGCAGACTCTTCATAAAATCTTTTCCAGCTTTCTTCTTCATGTCCGGGATTGATCGGATAAAACAATACACCATTTGATTTTGCCGCTGATTGATCACCAGGAGCATCACCAATCATCAATATTTTTTTATCAGAATATTTTCCTTTTGCTGCATATTTAAGATGTTCAGTTTTAGTTCCATATTCTTGCCCGGCAATCACTCTAACATAGTCCTGAATGTTGTGTTCTTCCCATTCTCGAGTTAATGCTTCCCCAGGGGTTTGAGACACCACAATCAAATCCGCTTTCTCCTTCATTTTATCTAACGATTCTTTAACAAATGGAAATGGTGGAATATCAAATACCATTTCTTCAATAATTTTATTTACTTCTTTGGACCAATCTAAAGTTAAATTTATCAAGTAATCGTCTTTTTCTTTAGCATATTTTTCAAGAGCGGGATTACCAAGTTTGTTTTCTATGTTAACCCATTCAGCTACAGCAGTCATATCTAAAAATTTCATTCCACGTGCTTTAACTTCAGGTCTCCTTTCAAGAAGTTCAATTGCTCGTAACAATGCTTTAAATCTATTTACACCACGAGTTTTTGAATAAAGATTTACAAACTCCCAAACTTCACGAGCATATTTAGAAATCTTTTGCAATTTGTAATGTTTGATGAACGTTGGACAAAAAGCCTCTTTCTGTTTTATTTCCATTGTATCAAACACACAACCATCAGAATCTATTCCAACAAAAAATTCTTTTGTGGGTTTTAAATCTTCCAACACTTTTTGTGGATTGTCAATCATCTATCACTCTAATATAAATTTAATTAAACAGTATTCTAATTTTGTGTAAAAGAAACCGGAGTGAAAAAGGAGTAACACTCCGGCTCTACTAACTAACTGCAAATTAACTAACACGATTAATTTGCTCCAGAAATTTCGATTATCGTTTTACTCTTGCATTACCTTCCCAAACACTCCAAACCATTTCTTCATCAGCAGGCTGAGCATAATCTGTTTGGAAAGTTGTGGCGAGCGCACCGGAGGCCCATCCGAATTGAATCCATTTTGCTGGTTCCCAATTCTTTAGAATTGCATAAATTAATCCACCAACAAAACCATCGCCGCCACCGATACGATCAAGTACATTTATCTCTCTTGGATTTACAACATGCCAGTTGCTGCCTTCCAGCATTATTGCTCCCCACAAATGTTTATTTGAATTTACAACTTCACGTAAAGTGGTTGCAAAAACTGATGCATTAGGAAATGTTTTCTTTACTCTTCCAATCATCTCTTTAAAGTTTCCAATTTTTTCTTCAATCTCTTTTCCACCTGCTTCAGGTCCCTCTATACCAAGACAGAGTTGATAATCTTCTTCATTGCCAACGAGTATATCAGAGAGAGAAGCTATTTCAGTAAATGCTGATCGTAATTCTTTATCACGATCTTTCCAGAAAGTAGCGCGATAATTTAAATCGAAAGAAATTTTAGTACCATGTTTTTTTGCAGCTCTTGCTAATTCTAAACAGAAGTTACAAGTTTCTTCAGATAGCGCAGCAATTAATCCTGATAAATGAATTATCTGAACGCCCTCTTTTCCAAATATTCTATCCAAATCAAAATCTTTTGCATTCAATGTTCTGCCAATCTCACCAGCTCGATCATTATGAACTCTTGGTCCACGTGAACCAAACCCGCTATCAGCAATATTAAATTGATGACGATATCCCCAAGGGCCACCTTGAGGAACATCTTTACCTTCAAAATCCATATTTCTACTTTTCAAATTGCTTTTTATGAATTTTGCAATAGG
It encodes the following:
- a CDS encoding HAD family hydrolase; this translates as MIDNPQKVLEDLKPTKEFFVGIDSDGCVFDTMEIKQKEAFCPTFIKHYKLQKISKYAREVWEFVNLYSKTRGVNRFKALLRAIELLERRPEVKARGMKFLDMTAVAEWVNIENKLGNPALEKYAKEKDDYLINLTLDWSKEVNKIIEEMVFDIPPFPFVKESLDKMKEKADLIVVSQTPGEALTREWEEHNIQDYVRVIAGQEYGTKTEHLKYAAKGKYSDKKILMIGDAPGDQSAAKSNGVLFYPINPGHEEESWKRFYEESADKFFSGTFAGDYEEKLLKEFESYLPELPGWEK
- a CDS encoding sugar kinase — encoded protein: MDLELKKDYKYSLIVPTSMGVRITPINGQPVHCSDTYTLQATSAETNVASISSFLGLPVKVLTVFVKDSPIAKFIKSNLKSRNMDFEGKDVPQGGPWGYRHQFNIADSGFGSRGPRVHNDRAGEIGRTLNAKDFDLDRIFGKEGVQIIHLSGLIAALSEETCNFCLELARAAKKHGTKISFDLNYRATFWKDRDKELRSAFTEIASLSDILVGNEEDYQLCLGIEGPEAGGKEIEEKIGNFKEMIGRVKKTFPNASVFATTLREVVNSNKHLWGAIMLEGSNWHVVNPREINVLDRIGGGDGFVGGLIYAILKNWEPAKWIQFGWASGALATTFQTDYAQPADEEMVWSVWEGNARVKR